The following coding sequences lie in one Cryomorphaceae bacterium genomic window:
- a CDS encoding glycosyltransferase family 9 protein, whose translation MKNILIIQTAFIGDVILATPILSALKSRYPDAAISFLVRKGNESLLRHHPHVKEVLVWDKTEGKYLNLLKVATKVRKLKFDAVFNLHRFGTSGFITWFSGAGYKVGFNKNPFSFCYTRKVNHEVGNGKHEIERNLELVSNDLALTRPEIQVSAEDEQVIWQYRSQPFVCVAPASVWFTKQFPAEGWVKLCQTIDREVKIYLLGSPADSDLCNRIAEDCERNNVVNLAGKLSLLQSAALMKYAAMNYVNDSAPMHLASAMNAPVAAVFCSTVPNFGFGPVSDQSHVIETTEKLDCRPCGLHGHGQCPEGHFKCATTINAKQFPTP comes from the coding sequence TGTAATATTGGCCACGCCCATCCTTTCAGCTCTCAAAAGCCGCTATCCTGATGCTGCCATTTCATTTTTGGTGCGTAAAGGCAATGAGTCGCTTTTGCGCCACCACCCCCATGTGAAAGAGGTACTGGTGTGGGACAAAACAGAGGGCAAGTACCTCAACCTGTTGAAAGTCGCCACCAAGGTTCGCAAATTAAAGTTCGACGCCGTGTTCAACCTGCATCGGTTTGGCACTTCGGGGTTTATCACCTGGTTTTCGGGTGCAGGATATAAGGTCGGATTCAACAAGAATCCATTCTCGTTTTGCTACACGCGAAAAGTGAACCACGAAGTGGGTAACGGCAAACACGAAATTGAACGAAACCTCGAACTGGTATCTAACGACTTAGCTCTTACGCGACCCGAAATACAGGTATCGGCTGAGGACGAGCAAGTAATTTGGCAATATAGAAGCCAGCCCTTTGTATGTGTAGCTCCGGCGTCGGTTTGGTTTACGAAGCAGTTCCCCGCAGAGGGGTGGGTAAAATTGTGTCAGACCATTGACCGAGAGGTTAAGATCTATCTGCTGGGCAGCCCGGCGGACAGCGATTTGTGCAACCGCATTGCGGAAGACTGCGAACGGAACAATGTGGTGAATCTTGCGGGTAAATTATCGTTGCTTCAGTCGGCGGCCCTGATGAAATATGCTGCTATGAACTACGTAAACGATTCTGCCCCCATGCACCTGGCCTCTGCCATGAACGCCCCGGTTGCGGCAGTTTTCTGCTCTACTGTGCCCAATTTTGGTTTCGGGCCGGTATCCGATCAATCACATGTTATTGAAACTACTGAGAAGCTCGATTGCCGACCCTGTGGGCTTCACGGCCACGGACAATGTCCGGAAGGTCATTTTAAGTGTGCCACAACGATTAACGCTAAGCAGTTCCCAACACCATGA